AGCTCGCTCATGTCGTAGTACTTGCTACTGCTGCTCGAACGGGCAACAGAACTGCTGGATTGTAGAATCCAGTGACCGTTTATGCAACGATACCTCAAATTGTACTTCGAAATGAATTTTGACCCACCTTCATATTCGCTGTCGCAAAGCGAGTCTACCAGCACAAAGCTGCTCGAGCTAATCCCGACATCGCTAACCGCTCCCGACGATGCCGCCACAGAACTGCTAGATCTCCGGTCGGTGCCGGGGATGACACTGCTGCTGGAGGTGGCACTTTCGCTCGATTTTGCGGAGTTTCCCTTGCTCGAGGAGCTCTTCTTGGAAGTCTTCCCGCTGCTGGAGGCGGCGTCGAGGCCTTCGTCGTCGCTCGAGTTCACGGAAATTTCGTCGCTTGCGCCACTCCCGGAGTCGCCTCCGCAGGCGGTAAAGAACATGGTTGCCGCGAACAGGGCCAGGCAAAAAATTCTGAGCAGGTTCATTCAAATATCCTTGTCATAACTCGTTTGAAAAATAAAAAATTTATATGTGAGCATCATTTTTACGCAGCGTCCATCAAGAGTCTTGGTTCTAGAGACTCAATTTTGTAATTATTGCGGTTGTATTTCTTAGACTTTTTGTTCTTCTTGTTGAATTTAGACACATAACCCCTATAGCCTTTCTCCAAAAAGGCTTTGTTAATTTGTTCAAAATCTTGTTATAGTTAGTAGTTTTTTACACAGCGGATGGAAAGAGCATTTGTCTTAAGAGCCCCTCCACTCCGACTAAAAGAATTTTTGTTAACATAGGCCGCTTGA
This genomic stretch from Fibrobacter sp. UWH6 harbors:
- a CDS encoding LEPR-XLL domain-containing protein; translated protein: MSKFNKKNKKSKKYNRNNYKIESLEPRLLMDAA